Proteins co-encoded in one Actinomadura luteofluorescens genomic window:
- a CDS encoding response regulator has translation MLRVLIAEDQELFRSGFSMILNAQEGIQVVGEAANGAEAVSKATQLDPGVVLMDIRMPVMDGVEATDRICRSTRAKVLVLTMYDIDEYVYDALRAGASGFLLKDVRRNELVDAVRLVHDGEALLAPSVTRRLITDLVRRGAARPDLTQRLAELTDRETLTLRHLARGLSNAEIASAMVVSQHTVKTHVSNLLTKLDLRDRVQAVVFAYESGLIAPGIG, from the coding sequence TTGCTTCGTGTACTTATCGCCGAGGACCAGGAGCTCTTCCGTAGCGGATTCTCCATGATCCTCAACGCGCAGGAAGGCATTCAGGTCGTCGGCGAGGCGGCCAATGGCGCGGAGGCCGTCAGCAAAGCCACCCAACTCGACCCGGGCGTAGTGCTCATGGATATCCGGATGCCCGTCATGGACGGCGTCGAGGCGACCGACCGGATCTGCCGGAGCACACGGGCAAAAGTACTGGTTCTCACGATGTACGACATCGACGAATACGTCTATGATGCCCTGCGCGCGGGGGCCAGCGGATTCCTGCTCAAGGACGTGCGGCGGAACGAACTCGTCGACGCTGTGCGGTTGGTTCACGACGGTGAGGCGCTGCTCGCTCCATCGGTCACCCGACGGCTGATCACAGACTTGGTGCGGCGGGGGGCCGCTCGGCCAGATCTCACGCAGCGTCTCGCCGAGTTGACCGACCGCGAGACCCTTACGCTCCGGCACCTTGCCCGGGGACTGTCCAACGCGGAGATCGCCTCTGCCATGGTGGTCAGCCAGCACACCGTCAAGACCCACGTGAGCAACCTGCTGACGAAACTGGATCTTCGAGATCGGGTTCAGGCCGTCGTCTTCGCCTATGAGTCCGGTCTCATCGCCCCTGGCATCGGTTGA
- a CDS encoding sensor histidine kinase has protein sequence MPFRVEAGTTVVVVLATVLPTLLAPQSWWFVGLAVMGSAPLYWRRAALLPVGFIVGAATTALALTYHSQPGAPILFLPYGALVWTYTFAAVRTSPRGRVVGLAGLLAGVPVSLVLPHENLETFRYVTMAFIAAYALGASARARREQRAAEDERTLRLAEERTAAITRERTRIARDMHDIVTHSVGLMIVQAEAGPLVLRSDPARAEAIFDAIGEAGRDAITQLRVILRALRGQTVREAQPGIESLPDVIARAQQAGLDVTFEERGSPHELPVEVGIATYRIVQEALTNVLRHAATDIAWVRVSWTPTTLTVEVTDDGKGGERVCGFQEGHGIVGMRERAESCGGTLSVDPTVFTVTASLPIG, from the coding sequence ATGCCTTTCCGCGTCGAGGCAGGGACGACTGTGGTGGTTGTCCTCGCGACCGTCTTGCCGACTCTGCTAGCGCCGCAGTCGTGGTGGTTCGTAGGCTTGGCGGTAATGGGATCAGCCCCCCTCTATTGGCGGCGCGCTGCTTTGCTGCCTGTGGGATTTATAGTGGGGGCCGCCACTACCGCTCTCGCACTGACCTATCACTCCCAGCCGGGCGCTCCTATCCTGTTCCTTCCGTACGGAGCGCTTGTATGGACCTACACGTTTGCGGCGGTGAGGACATCACCCCGTGGCCGGGTGGTCGGCCTTGCGGGTCTGTTGGCAGGGGTACCGGTTTCACTGGTCCTGCCGCATGAGAATCTGGAAACCTTCCGGTACGTCACGATGGCGTTCATCGCCGCCTATGCGCTCGGTGCGAGCGCACGAGCGCGGCGAGAGCAGCGCGCAGCGGAGGATGAACGCACTCTGCGTCTGGCGGAGGAACGCACAGCAGCCATCACGCGCGAGCGCACCCGCATTGCGCGGGACATGCATGACATCGTTACCCACTCGGTCGGGTTGATGATCGTCCAGGCCGAAGCCGGACCGCTGGTCCTGCGCAGCGATCCCGCGAGAGCGGAGGCCATCTTCGATGCCATCGGGGAAGCCGGGCGGGACGCCATCACCCAGCTCCGGGTGATCTTGAGGGCGCTTCGGGGGCAGACGGTGCGCGAAGCACAGCCGGGGATCGAGTCCCTACCCGACGTGATTGCGCGAGCACAACAAGCCGGCCTTGATGTGACCTTCGAGGAGCGCGGGTCTCCACACGAGTTGCCGGTCGAAGTAGGAATAGCCACGTATCGAATCGTCCAGGAGGCGCTAACAAACGTCCTGCGTCACGCGGCTACTGACATCGCGTGGGTTCGAGTCAGCTGGACCCCCACTACTCTGACTGTGGAGGTCACCGATGACGGGAAGGGCGGTGAACGCGTCTGCGGCTTCCAAGAGGGGCACGGAATCGTGGGCATGCGGGAGAGAGCCGAGTCATGCGGCGGGACGCTCTCCGTAGACCCGACCGTTTTCACCGTCACCGCTTCATTGCCGATCGGATAA
- a CDS encoding carboxylesterase/lipase family protein, with the protein MRTRAIATAATSLMLLTACSLGSHDAHNRVGLRVCKTSTTLGAVSGTDRNGLCVFRGIPYAAAPVGERRFRPPQPAPPWHGTLNATDDERVCPQNRDVLTEDYASDTKVFTDEDCLHLNVWTPGPDRRKRPVIVFVHGGAARFGTANEPRYDGTKLATVGEAVVVSLNYRLGVLGWTELGGLDPAYRGSGNNGLRDQIAALKWVRDHIADFGGDPNNVTAVGESEGAFSLAAMLATDHPERLFRRVVLQSGSGYLVHTSEYARETAARLPVSRVAELTSASTRGLLELQEKTLEKAAPGVLGAVYFGPHIDGELVRDSVINRIAQGNAKGVDILIGTNRDEVNFFGQFGPGQMGFVADQYENVFFPKSLAPRIRTMTSVYRKGRSERQARLAMFTDQGLRVPATRLAEAQSRWRPTYMYEFAWQPPKGYGAVHTIELPFMFGTLRFSGVVGGAAALNADRKRMTALSHQMIDAWTSFARTGNPSTRRTVPRPDWPAYRIPERATMIWDIPAKVSKDPRSGEREQWNEYSFNAFAL; encoded by the coding sequence ATGCGCACGCGCGCAATCGCAACAGCAGCCACCTCGCTGATGCTCCTAACCGCTTGCTCCCTCGGCTCCCACGATGCTCACAACCGCGTCGGCCTCCGTGTTTGCAAGACCAGCACGACCCTCGGCGCCGTCTCGGGGACCGACCGGAACGGCCTCTGCGTATTTCGTGGTATCCCCTACGCCGCGGCACCGGTCGGCGAACGCCGCTTTCGGCCTCCGCAACCGGCTCCGCCCTGGCACGGCACCCTCAATGCCACCGACGACGAACGCGTCTGCCCGCAGAATCGCGATGTTCTCACCGAGGACTACGCGAGCGACACGAAGGTGTTCACCGACGAGGACTGCCTGCACCTGAACGTTTGGACCCCAGGCCCCGACCGTCGCAAACGCCCGGTGATCGTGTTTGTTCACGGCGGCGCTGCGCGGTTCGGGACGGCCAACGAGCCGCGCTATGACGGAACCAAGCTCGCCACCGTGGGGGAGGCGGTGGTCGTCTCCCTCAACTATCGCCTGGGAGTGCTCGGTTGGACCGAACTCGGCGGCCTCGACCCGGCATACCGGGGATCCGGGAACAACGGCCTGCGTGACCAGATCGCGGCCCTGAAGTGGGTACGCGACCACATAGCAGACTTTGGCGGTGACCCGAACAACGTCACCGCGGTAGGCGAGTCCGAAGGAGCCTTCTCCCTCGCTGCGATGTTGGCCACAGACCATCCCGAGCGGCTCTTCCGCCGAGTCGTGCTCCAAAGCGGCAGCGGATACTTGGTCCACACGAGCGAGTACGCGCGCGAAACCGCCGCCCGCCTCCCTGTCAGCAGGGTCGCCGAACTCACGTCGGCGTCCACCCGTGGACTGCTCGAACTTCAGGAGAAGACCCTCGAGAAGGCCGCCCCCGGTGTGCTGGGCGCGGTCTACTTCGGACCGCACATCGACGGCGAGTTGGTTCGCGATTCAGTGATCAACCGCATCGCCCAGGGAAATGCGAAGGGGGTGGACATTCTAATAGGAACGAACCGTGACGAGGTCAACTTCTTCGGCCAGTTCGGCCCTGGTCAAATGGGATTCGTGGCCGACCAGTATGAAAATGTGTTCTTCCCGAAGTCGCTCGCACCCCGCATCCGAACCATGACCTCGGTCTACCGAAAGGGCAGATCGGAACGCCAAGCTAGATTGGCGATGTTCACCGACCAGGGCCTACGGGTGCCCGCAACACGGCTCGCTGAAGCACAGAGCCGATGGCGTCCCACATATATGTACGAGTTCGCCTGGCAGCCACCCAAAGGCTACGGAGCCGTGCACACAATCGAGTTGCCTTTCATGTTCGGCACGCTCAGATTCAGCGGCGTCGTCGGAGGAGCCGCAGCACTGAACGCGGACCGAAAACGCATGACCGCCCTGTCACATCAGATGATCGACGCTTGGACGTCCTTCGCCAGGACGGGCAATCCCAGCACTCGCCGCACAGTCCCCCGCCCTGACTGGCCCGCCTATCGGATACCCGAACGCGCCACCATGATTTGGGACATCCCCGCAAAGGTCTCGAAAGATCCACGCAGCGGCGAGCGCGAACAATGGAATGAATATTCCTTCAACGCCTTCGCTCTTTGA